Proteins encoded together in one Calditrichota bacterium window:
- the ric gene encoding iron-sulfur cluster repair di-iron protein: MENLLETPVGQLVVDKPGRARIFQKHQIDFCCGGGRPLNVVCAEKNIDPQTITAELADQDNREDTHSEPDWSKAKLSALVDNILAQHHDYLKNALPHLGEMAEKVYRVHGERHPEMLDVLQTFSGLFAELDSHMYKEENILFPAVKRIEQGSLPAEAAAQLFGPISVMEQEHESAGQALLKLRELTNDYTPPADACNTFRGLFAGLEELERDLHWHIHKENNILFPRALRGS; this comes from the coding sequence ATGGAAAATTTGCTTGAAACTCCTGTCGGGCAACTCGTCGTTGACAAACCGGGTAGAGCTCGAATCTTTCAAAAACATCAAATTGATTTCTGTTGTGGAGGCGGACGGCCTCTCAATGTGGTATGTGCAGAAAAGAACATTGACCCTCAAACCATCACAGCGGAATTAGCCGACCAAGACAACCGGGAAGACACCCATTCCGAACCCGATTGGTCGAAAGCGAAATTGTCGGCACTTGTCGACAACATTCTTGCACAGCACCATGATTATCTAAAGAATGCTCTTCCGCATCTTGGTGAAATGGCAGAAAAAGTGTACCGCGTTCACGGCGAGCGCCATCCCGAAATGCTCGACGTGCTTCAAACCTTTTCTGGTTTGTTTGCAGAATTGGATTCTCACATGTACAAGGAGGAGAACATCCTTTTCCCGGCAGTCAAGAGAATCGAGCAAGGCTCCTTGCCTGCCGAAGCTGCCGCACAACTCTTCGGACCGATCAGCGTCATGGAGCAAGAGCACGAATCGGCCGGCCAAGCGCTGTTGAAACTCAGAGAATTGACCAACGACTACACTCCGCCGGCAGATGCGTGCAATACATTTCGCGGATTGTTTGCTGGTCTTGAAGAGCTTGAACGCGACCTCCATTGGCACATTCACAAAGAAAACAACATCCTCTTCCCTCGCGCTCTTAGGGGGAGTTAG
- a CDS encoding NarK/NasA family nitrate transporter, translated as MQENSKAIQVLILNTLAFTVCFAAWMMNGVLITYLVDNGVFHWDKAQMGWLIGIPVLTGSLTRLPVGILTDKYGGRIVYSVLMLLVAVPMFLVSYANNFTQFMLAGLGFGLTGASFAVGIAYTSVWFKKERQGTALGIFGAGNAGAALTSMGAPFVLRWLTDGGTNLDGWRMLPRIYSAGLVVMAVLFILFSHTKLAGHSQGYTLRQRLDPLRHMRVWRFGAYYFLVFGGFVALAQWLIPYYVSVYSVTIATAGLLAAIFSLPSGVIRALGGWMSDKFGARKVMYWVLGLCVICCGLLIIPKMDIQSPGQSVMAAKGGTVTEVSESTISVDGTPYKLTPKPQGWREHLDEATYVMPAGTFWQEPVVKVGDKVKKKELLAKGVTHLYFQANIWIFTVLVFVVGIMMGVGKAAVYKHIPDYFPDDVGVVGGIVGVVGGLGGFFCPIIFGYLLKGTGIWTTCWMFFAAFSAWCLWWMHRVIQRMMREIQPVLMRQIEDYHSLPATTAIPTS; from the coding sequence ATGCAAGAAAATAGCAAAGCCATTCAAGTACTGATTCTCAATACACTCGCATTCACAGTCTGCTTCGCAGCGTGGATGATGAACGGTGTCTTGATTACCTACTTGGTGGATAACGGAGTCTTTCATTGGGATAAGGCCCAAATGGGCTGGCTGATTGGAATTCCTGTCTTGACGGGTTCGCTTACGCGGCTTCCAGTCGGAATTCTCACGGATAAATACGGCGGCCGAATTGTGTACAGTGTTTTGATGCTCTTGGTAGCTGTTCCCATGTTCTTGGTGAGCTACGCAAACAACTTCACGCAATTCATGCTGGCGGGACTCGGTTTTGGGCTAACAGGAGCCTCCTTCGCAGTCGGAATCGCATATACGTCTGTTTGGTTCAAGAAGGAACGTCAGGGTACCGCATTAGGTATTTTTGGCGCAGGCAATGCTGGCGCGGCCCTGACAAGCATGGGAGCTCCATTTGTCTTGAGATGGTTGACGGATGGCGGCACGAACCTCGATGGATGGCGAATGCTCCCGAGAATCTATTCCGCTGGACTCGTCGTCATGGCCGTGTTGTTTATCCTCTTTTCACACACGAAACTCGCTGGTCACAGCCAGGGATACACATTGAGGCAGCGCCTCGATCCGCTTAGACATATGAGAGTCTGGAGATTCGGCGCTTACTATTTTCTGGTGTTCGGCGGGTTCGTCGCTCTCGCACAATGGCTGATACCCTATTACGTCAGTGTATACTCCGTAACCATTGCAACGGCGGGCTTGCTCGCGGCAATCTTTAGTTTGCCTTCTGGCGTCATTCGCGCGTTAGGCGGATGGATGTCCGACAAATTCGGCGCCCGGAAAGTCATGTATTGGGTGCTCGGGTTATGTGTGATTTGCTGTGGACTCCTGATCATTCCCAAAATGGATATCCAGTCGCCGGGGCAAAGTGTTATGGCTGCCAAAGGAGGAACGGTCACCGAAGTTTCGGAATCAACTATTTCCGTTGATGGAACGCCTTATAAGCTGACTCCCAAACCGCAAGGCTGGCGCGAACATCTCGATGAAGCAACATATGTTATGCCGGCAGGCACTTTTTGGCAAGAACCTGTCGTAAAAGTCGGCGACAAAGTCAAGAAGAAAGAACTTCTCGCCAAGGGCGTTACACATCTCTACTTTCAAGCGAACATCTGGATATTCACGGTACTTGTGTTTGTTGTGGGGATCATGATGGGCGTCGGTAAGGCCGCGGTGTATAAGCACATCCCGGACTATTTCCCCGACGATGTCGGCGTGGTCGGAGGAATCGTCGGTGTCGTCGGCGGATTGGGTGGGTTTTTCTGTCCGATTATTTTCGGATACTTATTGAAAGGGACGGGCATTTGGACGACGTGTTGGATGTTTTTTGCGGCTTTCAGCGCCTGGTGTTTATGGTGGATGCACCGGGTTATTCAACGCATGATGCGCGAAATACAGCCTGTATTAATGCGGCAGATCGAGGACTATCACTCCCTACCCGCCACCACCGCAATTCCTACAAGCTAA
- a CDS encoding cytochrome bc complex cytochrome b subunit, with translation MKKSFAASTFDFLVSRLPLEKLSFKHMVTEKDVPVHRMSWGYYVGGLALFFFIIQVMTGLMLLFYYEPTVSEAHESVEYITHFVTMGALIRNLHAWSASFMIFCVITHMLTSLAMKAFAKPREITWIAGVLLLLVTFGFGFTGYLLPWNQIAVNATKVGLASIDQVGQYLPAALSHLAEDVRVTIQGAPAIGQATLSRFFALHVVILPLLVIGVIGLHLLSVQLHGMSPGIEDKPVRKEKFFPFFILKDFKEWGIAFLVVFVLALCLPFDSLFPYPLLEPYNALGSTPDGIKPEWYFYFVYYPMELLPFWIIIVVMTAATLGLFAAPWIFKGASHRTMRWIASAIAAYLITMTLFGESIYHAIKG, from the coding sequence ATGAAAAAATCCTTTGCCGCATCCACATTTGATTTTCTCGTCTCAAGACTTCCCCTCGAAAAGCTGAGCTTCAAACACATGGTGACGGAGAAAGATGTCCCCGTTCATCGTATGTCATGGGGATATTACGTCGGAGGTCTGGCCCTTTTCTTCTTCATCATTCAAGTGATGACGGGATTGATGCTCCTGTTTTACTACGAACCGACCGTAAGTGAAGCGCACGAGTCCGTGGAGTACATCACTCATTTTGTTACGATGGGCGCGCTGATTCGGAACCTTCATGCCTGGTCCGCGTCGTTCATGATCTTCTGTGTGATCACGCACATGCTGACCTCGCTCGCAATGAAGGCATTCGCCAAGCCGCGCGAAATCACATGGATTGCCGGAGTTCTCTTGCTGCTTGTGACCTTCGGTTTCGGATTTACGGGCTATCTTCTTCCTTGGAATCAGATTGCGGTTAACGCGACCAAAGTCGGACTGGCTTCCATTGATCAAGTCGGACAATATCTCCCCGCCGCGCTTTCTCACCTCGCGGAAGACGTGCGCGTCACGATTCAAGGTGCGCCTGCGATCGGCCAAGCGACATTGAGTCGCTTCTTCGCGTTGCACGTAGTGATTCTGCCGCTTCTGGTAATTGGAGTAATCGGGCTGCATTTGTTGTCGGTACAGCTTCACGGCATGAGTCCCGGCATCGAGGACAAACCCGTCCGAAAGGAGAAGTTCTTCCCGTTTTTTATCCTAAAGGATTTCAAAGAGTGGGGAATCGCGTTTCTCGTCGTCTTCGTGCTCGCGCTATGTTTGCCTTTCGATTCTTTGTTTCCGTATCCGCTGCTCGAACCGTACAATGCGCTCGGCTCTACTCCAGACGGAATAAAACCCGAGTGGTATTTTTACTTCGTTTATTACCCGATGGAGCTTCTTCCGTTTTGGATCATCATAGTTGTGATGACTGCGGCGACGTTGGGTTTGTTCGCGGCTCCGTGGATATTCAAAGGCGCGAGTCATAGGACTATGCGCTGGATTGCGTCGGCCATTGCAGCGTACTTAATTACAATGACTCTGTTTGGCGAGAGCATCTACCACGCCATCAAGGGATAG
- the narH gene encoding nitrate reductase subunit beta — protein sequence MDIRAQVSMVFHLDKCIGCHTCSIACKNIWTDRPGAEYMWWNNVETKPGTGFPHRWEDQERYKGGWKLRSDKSLQLKSQTKLSGLLKLFYNPNQPGLEDYYEPWTYEYENLFDAPEGDDQPTARPVSQITGEEMKIESGPNWDDDLSGSPVYAANDVNYDGLTPEERQQLFEIQRVAFMYLPRICNHCANPSCVASCPSGALYKRGEDGIVLINQDVCRGWRACVSACPYKKIYYNWVTGKSEKCILCYPRLETGQAPACFHSCVGRIRYLGVLLYDADRIETAMKTADPLLVEAQRDVICDPNDENVIASARANGISDEFIDAARKSPVYKYVVKWKLALPLHIEYRTMPMLFYVPPLLPVMGKDGDQPYDHADETLFSSLDKSRLSIKYMARLFSAGNEAIVTAALRKLMAVRYYKRMQDVGDVEDDNVRRIMREAGTTPEEAEEIYSLTAVPTVHKRYVLPPLQREEAIGSLCDVQDCKGSCGYIKQAGAGRK from the coding sequence ATGGACATTAGAGCACAAGTCTCAATGGTGTTTCACCTTGACAAATGTATTGGCTGTCACACTTGCAGCATCGCTTGCAAAAATATTTGGACTGACCGGCCCGGCGCCGAATACATGTGGTGGAACAATGTTGAAACTAAGCCGGGCACGGGATTTCCGCACCGTTGGGAAGATCAGGAGCGCTACAAAGGCGGTTGGAAACTAAGAAGTGACAAATCGCTACAGTTGAAATCGCAGACTAAGTTAAGCGGCTTGTTGAAACTCTTCTACAATCCCAATCAACCGGGATTGGAAGACTACTACGAGCCGTGGACGTATGAATACGAGAACTTGTTTGACGCGCCCGAAGGCGACGACCAGCCTACTGCTCGACCGGTTTCACAAATCACCGGCGAAGAAATGAAGATCGAGTCCGGTCCGAATTGGGATGACGATCTCTCGGGCTCTCCGGTGTACGCCGCGAACGACGTGAACTACGACGGGCTTACTCCCGAAGAACGGCAGCAATTGTTCGAGATTCAGCGCGTCGCATTCATGTATTTGCCGCGCATCTGTAATCATTGCGCCAACCCGAGTTGTGTGGCTTCATGTCCATCAGGCGCACTCTATAAACGCGGCGAAGACGGCATCGTTTTGATCAACCAAGATGTCTGCCGGGGCTGGCGCGCCTGCGTCTCAGCTTGCCCCTACAAGAAAATTTATTACAACTGGGTCACGGGAAAATCGGAGAAGTGCATTCTCTGTTACCCACGCCTTGAAACCGGACAAGCTCCTGCCTGTTTTCATTCTTGCGTCGGACGAATTCGCTATCTTGGAGTTCTCCTCTACGACGCGGACCGCATCGAAACGGCGATGAAGACTGCGGATCCTTTGTTGGTCGAAGCACAGCGCGATGTAATTTGCGATCCTAATGATGAAAATGTCATCGCGAGTGCGCGCGCAAATGGAATTAGCGACGAGTTCATTGATGCCGCACGTAAATCCCCCGTGTATAAGTACGTCGTGAAGTGGAAACTTGCGCTTCCGTTGCACATCGAGTATCGAACCATGCCGATGCTCTTCTATGTCCCGCCGCTTCTGCCGGTCATGGGAAAGGACGGAGACCAGCCCTATGATCATGCGGATGAGACTTTATTCAGCTCACTTGACAAATCAAGGCTCTCGATCAAATACATGGCTCGTCTCTTCAGCGCTGGTAATGAAGCGATTGTGACGGCCGCGCTCAGAAAGTTAATGGCCGTCAGATATTACAAACGCATGCAGGACGTCGGCGATGTTGAAGACGACAATGTTCGGAGAATTATGCGCGAAGCCGGAACAACACCCGAAGAAGCGGAAGAAATTTACAGCTTGACGGCAGTGCCGACCGTGCATAAGCGGTACGTATTGCCGCCGCTGCAGCGAGAGGAAGCGATTGGTTCGCTTTGCGACGTTCAAGACTGCAAGGGCAGTTGCGGCTACATCAAGCAAGCCGGTGCCGGGAGGAAATAA
- a CDS encoding NarK/NasA family nitrate transporter: protein MGQFLTNWNVEDNVFWESEGKRIANRNLWISIPCLLCGFAVWMYWSIVTTKMQELGFVFDPDPAKNKAMLYTLISIAGLTGATLRIPNSFFVALSGGRNVITATTALLILPALGLGLALREPGTSYSTFVILSALSGIGGGAFASSMSNISIFYPKRVQGTALGLNAGLGNLGVSVMQVLLPFTMTFGMFGAFGGGAYSMPTTGASVWIQNSGFVWVPILLVLTILAWFMMNNMAAHNVGSAPAAMGKMLYLTALGFASAAAGLYLLIALKVNMWLVLPVTILLTLALIRYLSPAKIRTNLKKQYAIFGEKHNWVMTWLYVMTFGSFIGYSAAFPKLIQDVFGYLPDGTVNPNAPNPFAYAWLGPLVGSLIRPVGGWLSDKFGGARVTHWDTIVMIAAALGVAYNVKAANDAPNPEAYFFPFLILFLLLFVTTGIGNGSTFRMIPMIFEPHQAGPVLGWTSAVAAYGAFIIPKVFGAQIQAGHPEYALYGFAVYYGSCLLVNWWFYARRNAEIKC from the coding sequence ATGGGACAATTCCTGACCAATTGGAATGTTGAAGACAATGTCTTCTGGGAATCAGAAGGCAAGCGCATTGCGAACCGCAATCTCTGGATCTCTATACCATGCTTACTGTGTGGCTTCGCTGTATGGATGTATTGGTCGATTGTAACGACCAAGATGCAGGAGCTTGGGTTCGTGTTCGATCCCGACCCAGCAAAGAACAAGGCGATGCTTTACACGTTGATATCGATTGCCGGACTCACCGGGGCGACGCTGCGCATCCCCAATTCGTTTTTCGTAGCACTGAGCGGCGGAAGAAATGTCATCACCGCAACGACGGCGTTGCTGATCCTTCCTGCGCTCGGACTTGGACTCGCGCTGCGTGAGCCGGGCACGTCTTATTCGACGTTTGTGATTCTCTCTGCGCTTTCCGGCATCGGCGGCGGTGCGTTTGCGTCATCAATGTCCAACATTAGCATATTTTACCCTAAACGTGTACAAGGAACCGCTTTGGGGCTAAATGCGGGACTTGGGAATCTCGGCGTGAGTGTCATGCAAGTGCTTCTTCCTTTCACAATGACCTTCGGAATGTTCGGAGCTTTTGGAGGCGGCGCGTATAGCATGCCCACGACAGGCGCTTCGGTGTGGATTCAAAACAGTGGGTTTGTTTGGGTGCCGATTCTCTTGGTTCTCACGATTCTCGCGTGGTTCATGATGAACAACATGGCGGCGCATAATGTCGGTTCCGCGCCCGCCGCAATGGGCAAGATGCTTTACCTCACTGCGCTTGGTTTCGCATCCGCTGCTGCCGGACTGTATTTGCTGATTGCGCTGAAAGTGAATATGTGGCTCGTTCTTCCCGTTACGATCCTGCTGACGCTCGCACTGATTCGCTATTTATCTCCTGCGAAAATTCGTACAAATCTGAAAAAGCAGTATGCGATCTTCGGCGAGAAGCATAACTGGGTAATGACCTGGCTCTATGTGATGACATTTGGATCATTTATCGGATACTCCGCAGCATTTCCCAAATTAATTCAGGACGTTTTCGGTTATCTGCCCGATGGAACAGTAAATCCCAACGCGCCAAATCCGTTTGCTTACGCGTGGCTCGGGCCGCTGGTCGGTTCGCTCATTCGTCCGGTCGGAGGATGGTTGTCCGACAAATTCGGCGGCGCGCGTGTCACACATTGGGATACAATCGTTATGATTGCTGCTGCACTCGGAGTCGCTTACAACGTAAAAGCTGCGAACGACGCGCCGAATCCTGAAGCCTATTTCTTTCCGTTCTTGATTCTCTTCTTGCTGTTGTTTGTTACGACTGGAATCGGAAACGGGTCGACGTTTAGGATGATTCCGATGATCTTTGAGCCGCATCAAGCGGGACCTGTGCTGGGGTGGACCTCCGCCGTTGCCGCCTACGGTGCATTCATTATTCCGAAAGTATTTGGCGCGCAAATCCAAGCGGGGCATCCGGAATATGCTCTGTACGGTTTCGCCGTCTATTATGGCAGTTGTTTATTGGTTAACTGGTGGTTTTACGCGCGACGGAATGCCGAAATCAAGTGCTAA
- the narI gene encoding respiratory nitrate reductase subunit gamma, giving the protein MLDLFLFIGLPYAAIIICIVGTVRRFKNDRYGITTLSSQFLEGKKMLWGSAPWHIGILIVFFGHFLAFLVPSVWHKLMAVPALLTIAETLGMAASIICLIGLIVLIFRRATTARLQKTTKLADFLVAMLLLMQVALGLMIAGGFRWGASWSTGTLAPYVWSLVTLGPDISVIRDMPVIIQAHVVGAWLIVLVFPFTRLIHMITVPVQYLLRSPQKVVWTNPRRNAGAVVALAHQDSRRHFIKASLGLSAASLLLSVGVLDKLGRFFQMPGLHHDEEADLLETRLRRLQLTAEEKQLELERLRSNEIYVAKLSELNGSTGKYFIDYAMRPGLAFRTEDGWPMLLSAKCTHLGCTVGNQVDANGKILCPCHVSYFDIKTGLPNEGAPAKAPLDRIAWIVRDEQGGEIATESSRGSRTGRIDPQIAADYSLYIVRSLSAEA; this is encoded by the coding sequence ATGCTTGATCTGTTCCTGTTTATCGGACTGCCATACGCGGCCATTATCATTTGCATCGTGGGGACCGTACGGCGGTTCAAGAATGATCGCTATGGCATCACTACGCTGTCCTCGCAATTTCTGGAAGGCAAGAAGATGTTGTGGGGTTCGGCTCCTTGGCACATCGGAATTCTAATTGTGTTCTTCGGGCACTTTCTTGCATTTCTCGTTCCCAGTGTATGGCACAAATTAATGGCGGTTCCTGCGCTGCTTACCATCGCGGAAACTCTGGGAATGGCGGCAAGTATCATTTGCCTCATCGGATTGATTGTACTCATATTTCGACGCGCTACCACAGCTCGTTTGCAGAAGACCACGAAACTTGCCGATTTCTTAGTGGCAATGCTCCTGCTGATGCAAGTCGCTTTGGGGTTAATGATTGCCGGTGGCTTCAGATGGGGCGCAAGCTGGTCCACCGGCACCTTAGCCCCGTATGTCTGGAGCCTCGTAACACTTGGCCCTGACATCTCGGTGATTCGTGACATGCCCGTAATTATTCAAGCGCATGTTGTCGGAGCCTGGCTAATCGTTCTCGTATTTCCGTTTACACGATTGATTCATATGATCACGGTTCCCGTACAATACTTATTGCGATCTCCGCAAAAAGTTGTATGGACCAACCCGCGCCGAAATGCCGGTGCCGTTGTTGCTCTTGCACATCAGGATTCTCGCAGGCACTTCATCAAGGCCTCGCTTGGTTTGAGTGCCGCAAGCCTATTGCTTTCGGTCGGCGTGCTCGACAAGCTTGGCAGATTCTTTCAAATGCCCGGTTTGCATCATGACGAGGAAGCCGATCTACTTGAAACTCGTTTGCGAAGACTGCAATTGACCGCCGAGGAAAAGCAGCTTGAATTGGAACGCCTGCGCAGCAATGAAATTTACGTTGCCAAACTTTCCGAGCTGAACGGATCGACCGGAAAATACTTCATCGATTATGCAATGCGCCCCGGGCTTGCGTTTCGCACGGAAGACGGTTGGCCGATGCTGCTCTCTGCCAAATGCACACATCTCGGTTGCACCGTCGGAAATCAAGTTGACGCAAACGGCAAGATACTTTGTCCGTGCCATGTCTCATATTTCGACATAAAGACCGGATTGCCAAATGAAGGCGCTCCGGCAAAAGCGCCGCTCGACCGCATCGCGTGGATTGTTCGCGACGAACAAGGTGGAGAGATCGCAACGGAAAGTTCGCGCGGCTCACGGACCGGTCGCATTGATCCTCAAATTGCCGCGGACTATTCGCTCTACATTGTAAGATCACTCTCGGCGGAGGCATGA